One Setaria italica strain Yugu1 chromosome I, Setaria_italica_v2.0, whole genome shotgun sequence DNA window includes the following coding sequences:
- the LOC101770870 gene encoding peroxisome biogenesis protein 16 isoform X1: protein MEAYKLWVRRNRDLVRSLESLANGLTWILPERFANSEIAPEAVYALLGIVSSVNQHIIDAPTENHSFASKEQSIPWGLVVSILKDVEAVVEVAAQHFVGDDRKWSFLAVTEAVKAGVRLAAFRESGYKMLLQGGEMANEEEMTVLEDNYGVNGNGVPVIYPMNGHSQNGHKAATNGLDGKNGVVSKSLERRAVAALNKFGENAKMMSDPMWMRRLQPTPEPTVMVVEKPTLASIWSAKGGTGRLFVLGEVVHIFRPLVYVLLIRKFGIRSWTPWLVSLAVELTSLGIHSHATDLNHRGGKVHQLSSAERDELKRRKMMWALYVMRDPFFTSYTKRHLQKAEQVLNPVPLIGFLTGKLMELLEGVQTRYTYTSGS, encoded by the exons ATGGAGGCGTACAAGCTCTGGGTGCGCAGGAATCGGGACCTCGTCCGCTCCCTCGAGTCCCTCGCCAAC GGACTCACATGGATACTACCTGAGCGCTTTGCCAACTCAGAGATCGCGCCAGAAGCAG TATATGCACTATTGGGTATTGTGAGTTCTGTCAACCAGCACATAATTGATGCGCCCACTGAAAATCACTCATTTGCCTCTAAGGAGCAATCTATTCCATGGGGTCTTGTTGTCTCTATACTAAAGGATGTAGAAGCGGTTGTTGAGGTTGCTGCCCAGCACTTTGTTGGCGATGATCGCAAGTGGAGCTTCCTTGCTGTTACAGAAGCAGTGAA GGCAGGCGTCAGGTTAGCCGCTTTTCGGGAGAGTGGATACAAGATGCTCTTACAAGGAGGGGAGATGGCAAATGAAGAAGAGATGACCGTTCTTGAAGATAATTATGGAGTAAATGGTAATGGAGTTCCAGTTATCTATCCGATGAATGGGCATTCCCAAAATGGTCACAAAGCTGCGACCAACGGTCTGGATGGAAAGAATGGAGTTGTATCTAAGAGTCTTGAGAGAAGAGCAGTAGCTGCTTTGAACAAGTTTGGTGAGAATGCCAAGATGATGTCTGATCCTATGTGGATGAGGAGGCTTCAACCTACTCCTGAGCCAACTG TGATGGTGGTTGAGAAGCCAACTTTGGCAAGTATTTGGTCTGCTAAAGGGGGTACTGGGCGCTTATTTGTTTTAGGAGAGGTTGTTCACATATTCAGGCCACTTGTGTATGTACTTCTGATCAGAAAGTTTGGAATCAGATCATGGACCCCATGGTTAGTGTCGCTAGCTGTGGAACTGACAAGTCTTGGCATCCATTCACACGCGACTGATCTAAATCATAGAGGAGGGAAAGTCCATCAGCTCTCCTCGGCTGAGAGGGATGAG CTGAAAAGGCGGAAGATGATGTGGGCCCTTTATGTGATGAGAGATCCTTTTTTCACCAGTTATACCAA GCGTCATCTCCAGAAGGCCGAACAGGTGCTGAATCCGGTGCCATTGATTGGTTTCCTTACAG GTAAACTTATGGAGCTACTGGAAGGGGTTCAGACAAGATATACATACACGTCAGGTTCGTAG
- the LOC101770870 gene encoding peroxisome biogenesis protein 16 isoform X2 — protein sequence MEAYKLWVRRNRDLVRSLESLANGLTWILPERFANSEIAPEAVYALLGIVSSVNQHIIDAPTENHSFASKEQSIPWGLVVSILKDVEAVVEVAAQHFVGDDRKWSFLAVTEAVKAGVRLAAFRESGYKMLLQGGEMANEEEMTVLEDNYGVNGNGVPVIYPMNGHSQNGHKAATNGLDGKNGVVSKSLERRAVAALNKFGENAKMMSDPMWMRRLQPTPEPTVMVVEKPTLASIWSAKGGTGRLFVLGEVVHIFRPLVYVLLIRKFGIRSWTPWLVSLAVELTSLGIHSHATDLNHRGGKVHQLSSAERDEATEKAEDDVGPLCDERSFFHQLYQASSPEGRTGAESGAIDWFPYR from the exons ATGGAGGCGTACAAGCTCTGGGTGCGCAGGAATCGGGACCTCGTCCGCTCCCTCGAGTCCCTCGCCAAC GGACTCACATGGATACTACCTGAGCGCTTTGCCAACTCAGAGATCGCGCCAGAAGCAG TATATGCACTATTGGGTATTGTGAGTTCTGTCAACCAGCACATAATTGATGCGCCCACTGAAAATCACTCATTTGCCTCTAAGGAGCAATCTATTCCATGGGGTCTTGTTGTCTCTATACTAAAGGATGTAGAAGCGGTTGTTGAGGTTGCTGCCCAGCACTTTGTTGGCGATGATCGCAAGTGGAGCTTCCTTGCTGTTACAGAAGCAGTGAA GGCAGGCGTCAGGTTAGCCGCTTTTCGGGAGAGTGGATACAAGATGCTCTTACAAGGAGGGGAGATGGCAAATGAAGAAGAGATGACCGTTCTTGAAGATAATTATGGAGTAAATGGTAATGGAGTTCCAGTTATCTATCCGATGAATGGGCATTCCCAAAATGGTCACAAAGCTGCGACCAACGGTCTGGATGGAAAGAATGGAGTTGTATCTAAGAGTCTTGAGAGAAGAGCAGTAGCTGCTTTGAACAAGTTTGGTGAGAATGCCAAGATGATGTCTGATCCTATGTGGATGAGGAGGCTTCAACCTACTCCTGAGCCAACTG TGATGGTGGTTGAGAAGCCAACTTTGGCAAGTATTTGGTCTGCTAAAGGGGGTACTGGGCGCTTATTTGTTTTAGGAGAGGTTGTTCACATATTCAGGCCACTTGTGTATGTACTTCTGATCAGAAAGTTTGGAATCAGATCATGGACCCCATGGTTAGTGTCGCTAGCTGTGGAACTGACAAGTCTTGGCATCCATTCACACGCGACTGATCTAAATCATAGAGGAGGGAAAGTCCATCAGCTCTCCTCGGCTGAGAGGGATGAGGCAA CTGAAAAGGCGGAAGATGATGTGGGCCCTTTATGTGATGAGAGATCCTTTTTTCACCAGTTATACCAA GCGTCATCTCCAGAAGGCCGAACAGGTGCTGAATCCGGTGCCATTGATTGGTTTCCTTACAG GTAA